In a genomic window of Streptomyces sp. NBC_01142:
- a CDS encoding response regulator transcription factor: MTSVLVCDDSPLAREALRRAVATVPGVERVTTAANGEEVLRRWGADRSDLILMDVRMPGLGGVETVRRLLSADPGARIIMLTVAEDLDGVALAVAAGARGYLHKDASRAELRATVTQALADPTWRLAPRRLRSAEMGAAPTLTAREIQVLEGMSHGRSNAEIGRELFLSEDTVKTHARRLFKKLGASDRAHAVALGFRWGLVR; this comes from the coding sequence ATGACATCCGTCCTCGTCTGCGACGACTCCCCGCTTGCCCGAGAGGCGCTCCGCCGCGCGGTTGCGACCGTGCCCGGCGTCGAGCGCGTGACGACCGCGGCCAACGGCGAGGAAGTCCTCCGCCGCTGGGGCGCCGACCGCTCGGACTTGATTCTGATGGACGTACGCATGCCCGGTCTGGGTGGCGTGGAGACGGTCCGCCGACTGCTCTCCGCCGACCCCGGCGCGCGGATCATCATGCTGACCGTCGCCGAGGACCTGGACGGTGTCGCACTCGCGGTCGCCGCCGGCGCCCGCGGCTATCTGCACAAGGACGCCTCACGCGCCGAACTGCGCGCGACGGTCACACAGGCGCTCGCCGATCCGACGTGGCGGCTCGCCCCGCGGCGGCTCCGTTCAGCGGAGATGGGCGCCGCGCCCACGCTTACCGCGCGTGAGATCCAGGTGCTCGAGGGCATGAGTCACGGCCGGTCGAACGCGGAGATCGGGCGGGAGCTCTTCCTCTCCGAGGACACGGTGAAGACGCACGCCAGGCGGCTTTTCAAGAAGCTGGGCGCCTCGGACCGGGCGCACGCAGTGGCGCTCGGATTCCGCTGGGGCCTGGTCCGCTAG
- a CDS encoding sigma-70 family RNA polymerase sigma factor, whose amino-acid sequence MRDDETTVIGALVHRAVDGDEQATHDLLAHVHPLALRFCRSRLSRLPGDARHFVEDLAQEVCVAVLMALPRYKDTGRPFEAFVFAIASHKVADLQRAAMRHPGSTAVPSDEMPERPDDSLGPEERALLSDDAEWAKRLLANLPDNQRELLVLRVAVGLTAEETGQMLGMSPGAVRVAQHRALSRLRALAEQ is encoded by the coding sequence ATGCGCGACGACGAGACCACGGTGATCGGTGCACTCGTTCACCGTGCCGTCGATGGCGACGAGCAGGCGACGCACGACCTGCTCGCGCATGTCCATCCGCTCGCGCTGCGCTTCTGCCGCAGTCGGCTCAGCCGACTGCCGGGCGACGCGCGACACTTCGTGGAGGACCTCGCGCAGGAGGTCTGCGTGGCGGTACTGATGGCGCTGCCGCGGTACAAGGACACCGGAAGACCGTTCGAGGCCTTCGTCTTCGCCATCGCGTCGCACAAGGTCGCGGACCTGCAGCGGGCAGCCATGCGGCATCCGGGATCGACGGCCGTGCCGTCCGACGAGATGCCGGAACGGCCGGACGACTCGCTCGGTCCCGAGGAGCGCGCACTGCTCAGCGATGACGCCGAGTGGGCCAAGCGGCTGCTCGCCAACCTCCCGGACAACCAGCGCGAGCTGCTGGTGCTGCGGGTCGCGGTGGGTCTGACCGCCGAGGAGACCGGGCAGATGCTGGGAATGTCCCCGGGTGCGGTGCGGGTCGCACAGCACCGGGCGCTCAGCAGGCTCCGCGCGCTGGCCGAACAGTGA
- the guaB gene encoding IMP dehydrogenase — protein MTNVDGVPDKFATLGLTYDDVLLLPGSSDMAPDQIDTSSYISKNVRVNIPLLSAAMDKVTEARMAIAMARQGGAGVLHRNLSIADQANQVDLVKRSESGMVTDPITVNPDATLAEADRLCAKFRISGVPVTDRGGKLLGIVTNRDMAFESDRTRQVREVMTPMPLVTGKVGISGVDAMELLRRHKIEKLPLVDEAGVLKGLITVKDFVKAEKYPMAAKDKEGRLLVGAAVGVAGDAYERAQALIEAGVDFIVVDTAHGHSRLVGDMVAKIKSNAAGVDVIGGNIATRDGAQSLIDAGVDGIKVGVGPGSICTTRVVAGIGVPQVTAIYEASLAAKAAGVPVIGDGGLQYSGDIAKALVAGADTVMLGSLLAGCEESPGELLFINGKQFKSYRGMGSLGAMQTRGEQRSFSKDRYFQEGVASDEKLVPEGIEGQVPYRGPLSAVVHQLTGGLRQSMFYVGGRTVPELQNRGRFVRITSAGLKESHPHDIQMTVEAPNYTRR, from the coding sequence ATGACCAACGTCGACGGAGTGCCCGATAAATTCGCGACACTCGGGCTGACCTACGACGATGTGCTGCTGCTGCCGGGCTCGTCGGACATGGCGCCCGACCAGATCGACACCTCCTCGTACATCTCGAAGAACGTACGGGTGAACATCCCGCTGCTGTCCGCGGCGATGGACAAGGTCACCGAGGCGCGCATGGCCATCGCCATGGCACGTCAGGGTGGTGCCGGTGTCCTGCACCGCAATCTCTCCATCGCCGACCAGGCCAACCAGGTCGATCTGGTCAAGCGCTCCGAGTCCGGCATGGTCACCGACCCGATCACGGTGAACCCGGACGCGACGCTTGCCGAAGCCGACCGGCTGTGCGCGAAGTTCCGCATCAGCGGTGTCCCGGTGACCGACCGCGGCGGCAAGCTGCTCGGCATCGTCACCAACCGCGACATGGCCTTCGAGTCGGACCGTACGCGCCAGGTGCGCGAGGTCATGACCCCGATGCCCCTGGTCACCGGCAAGGTCGGGATCTCGGGTGTGGACGCCATGGAGCTGCTGCGCCGCCACAAGATCGAGAAGCTTCCGCTGGTCGACGAGGCCGGTGTGCTCAAGGGCCTCATCACGGTCAAGGACTTCGTCAAGGCCGAGAAGTACCCCATGGCCGCCAAGGACAAGGAAGGCCGGCTGCTGGTCGGCGCGGCCGTCGGTGTCGCGGGCGACGCCTATGAGCGAGCCCAGGCGCTGATCGAGGCGGGCGTCGACTTCATCGTCGTCGACACCGCCCACGGCCACTCCCGGCTCGTCGGCGACATGGTCGCCAAGATCAAGTCGAACGCCGCGGGCGTCGACGTCATCGGCGGCAACATCGCCACGCGTGACGGCGCCCAGTCGCTGATCGACGCCGGTGTCGACGGCATCAAGGTCGGTGTCGGACCGGGCTCCATCTGTACGACGCGTGTGGTCGCCGGTATCGGCGTACCGCAGGTCACCGCGATCTACGAGGCCTCGCTCGCCGCCAAGGCGGCCGGCGTCCCGGTGATCGGCGACGGCGGCCTGCAGTACTCCGGAGACATCGCGAAGGCACTGGTCGCGGGCGCGGACACGGTGATGCTCGGCTCGCTGCTCGCGGGCTGCGAGGAGTCGCCGGGCGAGCTGCTCTTCATCAACGGCAAGCAGTTCAAGTCGTACCGCGGCATGGGTTCGCTGGGCGCGATGCAGACCCGTGGCGAGCAGCGGTCCTTCTCCAAGGACCGCTACTTCCAGGAGGGCGTCGCCTCCGACGAGAAGCTGGTGCCCGAGGGCATCGAGGGCCAGGTGCCCTACCGCGGCCCGCTCTCCGCGGTCGTGCACCAACTGACCGGCGGTCTGCGGCAGTCGATGTTCTACGTCGGCGGCCGGACGGTGCCGGAGCTGCAAAACCGCGGCCGCTTCGTCCGGATCACCTCGGCGGGCCTCAAGGAGAGCCACCCGCACGACATCCAGATGACGGTCGAAGCGCCGAACTACACCAGGCGCTGA
- a CDS encoding GuaB3 family IMP dehydrogenase-related protein, with translation MTEIEIGRGKRGRRAYAFDDIAVVPSRRTRDPKEVSIAWQIDAYRFELPFLAAPMDSVVSPQTAIRIGELGGLGVLNLEGLWTRYEDPQPLLDEIAALDEAAATRRLQEIYAAPIKEELIGQRIKEVRDSGVVTAAALSPQRTAEFSKAVVDAGVDIFVIRGTTVSAEHVSGAAEPLNLKQFIYELDVPVIVGGCATYTAALHLMRTGAAGVLVGFGGGAAHTTRNVLGIQVPMATAVADVAAARRDYMDESGGRYVHVIADGGVGWSGDLPKAIACGADAVMIGSPLARATDAPGKGHHWGMEAVHEDVPRGKLVDLGIVGTTEEVLSGPSHSPDGSMNFFGALRRAMATTGYSELKEFQRVEVTVADSRHRR, from the coding sequence GTGACTGAGATCGAGATCGGGCGCGGCAAGCGCGGCCGCCGGGCGTACGCGTTCGATGACATCGCCGTCGTACCGAGCCGGCGCACCCGCGACCCGAAGGAGGTCTCGATCGCCTGGCAGATCGACGCCTACCGCTTCGAGCTGCCGTTCCTGGCCGCTCCGATGGACTCGGTGGTCTCTCCGCAGACCGCCATCCGCATCGGTGAGCTGGGCGGACTGGGCGTACTGAACCTCGAGGGTCTGTGGACCCGGTACGAGGACCCGCAGCCACTGCTGGACGAGATCGCCGCGCTGGACGAGGCGGCCGCGACCCGTCGTCTGCAGGAGATCTACGCAGCTCCGATCAAGGAGGAGCTGATCGGGCAGCGCATCAAGGAGGTGCGCGACTCGGGTGTGGTGACGGCCGCCGCGCTCTCCCCGCAGCGCACCGCCGAGTTCTCGAAGGCCGTCGTGGACGCGGGCGTCGACATCTTCGTCATCCGCGGGACGACCGTCTCCGCCGAGCATGTCTCGGGCGCCGCCGAGCCGCTGAACCTGAAGCAGTTCATCTACGAGCTCGACGTCCCGGTCATCGTGGGCGGCTGCGCCACCTACACGGCCGCGCTGCACCTGATGCGCACCGGCGCGGCAGGCGTGCTGGTCGGCTTCGGCGGCGGAGCCGCGCACACCACGCGCAACGTGCTGGGCATCCAGGTCCCGATGGCGACCGCCGTCGCCGATGTGGCCGCGGCCCGCCGCGACTACATGGACGAATCCGGCGGCCGGTACGTCCACGTCATCGCGGACGGCGGCGTGGGCTGGTCCGGCGACCTGCCGAAGGCGATCGCGTGCGGCGCGGACGCGGTGATGATCGGCTCCCCGCTTGCCCGCGCGACGGACGCGCCGGGCAAGGGGCACCACTGGGGCATGGAGGCGGTCCACGAGGACGTGCCGCGCGGCAAGCTGGTGGATCTGGGCATCGTGGGCACGACCGAGGAGGTCCTCTCCGGTCCCTCGCACAGCCCCGACGGTTCGATGAACTTCTTCGGCGCGCTGCGCCGGGCGATGGCGACGACGGGCTACAGCGAGCTCAAGGAGTTCCAGCGCGTCGAGGTGACGGTGGCGGACTCGCGGCACCGCCGCTGA
- a CDS encoding nucleotide sugar dehydrogenase has product MPADLAVIGLGNLGLPLAQAAVAAGIETIGYDTDPHQLTEPAAGRTPADIRRMLSGGFRTITDPAELGRVRTAAICAPTPLGVDGTLDLTAVTDAARALAARLRPHTTVLLESAVQPGTTENVLRPILEEGSGLRAGRDFHLAYSPSRVDPGNRTHGYANTPKVIGGLTPACTESAAAFYGRLTDKVVRARGTREAETVKVLETNFRHVNIALVNEMAVLCHDLGVDLWDVIRCAETKPFGFQAFRPGPGVGGHGVPMDPSCLPHSGRTPGRPLRMVGLAQEINTRMPQYVIQRCATLLNEHGKSARGARVLLLGITYKPDLADLESSPAHEIARRLMDLGAAVSYHDPYVPDWRVRDLPVPRADSLYEAAASADLTVLLQHHRTYDLQGLAVKAQLLLDTRGATPIGAAHRL; this is encoded by the coding sequence ATGCCCGCAGATCTCGCCGTCATCGGACTCGGCAATCTCGGCCTGCCCCTCGCCCAGGCCGCCGTGGCCGCCGGCATCGAGACCATCGGCTACGACACCGACCCGCACCAGCTCACCGAACCGGCGGCGGGACGCACCCCAGCCGACATCCGCCGCATGCTCTCGGGGGGCTTCAGAACCATCACCGACCCGGCCGAGCTCGGCCGGGTACGCACCGCCGCCATCTGCGCCCCCACCCCGCTCGGCGTGGACGGCACGCTCGACCTCACGGCGGTCACCGATGCCGCCCGGGCACTGGCGGCCCGGCTGCGCCCGCACACCACCGTGCTGCTCGAATCGGCCGTCCAGCCCGGCACCACCGAGAACGTGCTCCGCCCGATCCTCGAGGAAGGATCGGGTCTGCGGGCCGGGCGGGATTTCCATCTCGCCTACTCCCCCAGCCGCGTGGACCCGGGCAACCGCACCCACGGCTACGCCAACACCCCCAAGGTCATCGGTGGCCTCACCCCCGCCTGCACCGAATCGGCCGCCGCCTTCTACGGCCGCCTCACCGACAAAGTGGTCCGGGCACGCGGCACGCGCGAGGCCGAGACCGTCAAGGTCCTCGAGACCAACTTCCGCCATGTCAACATCGCCCTGGTCAACGAGATGGCAGTGCTCTGTCACGACCTCGGCGTCGACCTCTGGGACGTCATCCGCTGCGCCGAGACAAAGCCCTTCGGCTTCCAGGCCTTCCGCCCCGGCCCCGGCGTCGGCGGCCACGGTGTCCCCATGGACCCCAGCTGCCTCCCGCACAGCGGCCGCACCCCGGGCCGCCCGCTGCGGATGGTCGGCCTCGCCCAGGAGATCAACACCCGGATGCCGCAGTACGTGATCCAGCGCTGCGCCACGCTCCTCAACGAGCACGGGAAATCGGCACGCGGCGCCCGCGTGCTGCTCCTCGGCATCACCTACAAACCGGACCTCGCCGACCTGGAGAGCTCCCCCGCCCACGAGATCGCCCGCCGCCTGATGGACCTGGGCGCGGCCGTCAGCTACCACGATCCGTACGTCCCGGACTGGCGCGTACGCGACCTGCCGGTCCCCCGTGCGGACTCCCTGTACGAGGCCGCCGCCAGCGCGGATCTGACCGTGCTGCTCCAGCACCACCGCACGTACGACCTCCAGGGCCTGGCGGTCAAGGCGCAACTCCTGCTCGACACACGGGGAGCCACTCCGATCGGCGCGGCGCACCGCCTCTGA
- a CDS encoding glycerol-3-phosphate dehydrogenase/oxidase, whose product MRTATLGPAERAEALAGMAERELDVLVVGAGVVGAGTALDAATRGLSTGLVEARDWASGTSSRSSKLIHGGLRYLEMLDFALVREALKERGLLLERLAPHLVKPVPFLYPLQHKGWERLYAGAGVALYDAMSLSSGHGRGLPAHRHLSKRQALRVAPALKRDALVGALQYYDAQMDDARYVATLVRTAASYGAQVASRARVIAFLREGERVVGARVQDVDAGGEYEIRARQIVNATGVWTDDTQALIGERGQFHVRASKGIHLVVPKDRIHSTTGLILRTEKSVLFVIPWGRHWIVGTTDTDWDLDKAHPAASSADIDYLLEHVNSVLAVPLTRDDVEGVYAGLRPLLAGESDATSKLSREHTVAHPVPGLVVVAGGKYTTYRVMAKDAVDEAVHALDQRVAACVTEDIPLLGAEGYRALWNSRARIAARTGLHVVRVEHLLNRYGSMAEELLALIAADPKLGEPLGGAEDYLRAEIVYAASHEGARHLDDVLTRRTRISIETFDRGTRCARECAELMAPVLGWEKERIEKEVEHYEKRVEAERESQRQPDDLTADAARLGAPDIVPI is encoded by the coding sequence GTGAGGACAGCGACACTGGGACCCGCGGAGCGCGCCGAGGCGCTCGCGGGGATGGCCGAGCGTGAACTGGACGTGCTGGTGGTCGGCGCGGGCGTGGTCGGAGCCGGGACCGCGCTGGATGCCGCGACGAGAGGGCTTTCGACCGGGCTTGTCGAGGCGCGCGACTGGGCTTCGGGTACCTCGAGCCGGTCGAGCAAGCTGATCCACGGCGGGCTGCGCTATCTGGAGATGCTGGACTTCGCGCTGGTGCGTGAGGCACTGAAGGAGCGGGGGCTGCTGCTGGAGCGGCTGGCCCCGCATCTGGTGAAGCCGGTGCCGTTCCTGTACCCGCTGCAGCACAAGGGCTGGGAGCGGCTGTACGCAGGAGCGGGCGTCGCGTTGTACGACGCGATGTCGCTCTCGTCCGGGCACGGGCGCGGTCTGCCCGCCCACCGGCATCTGTCGAAGCGGCAAGCCCTGCGGGTCGCGCCCGCGCTGAAGAGGGACGCCCTGGTCGGGGCCCTGCAGTACTACGACGCCCAGATGGACGACGCCCGCTATGTGGCCACCCTGGTGCGGACGGCCGCGAGCTATGGCGCACAGGTCGCCAGCCGGGCCCGGGTGATCGCCTTTCTGCGGGAGGGCGAGCGGGTGGTCGGCGCACGGGTCCAGGACGTGGACGCCGGCGGGGAGTACGAGATCAGGGCGCGCCAGATCGTGAACGCCACGGGGGTGTGGACGGACGACACCCAGGCGCTGATCGGGGAGCGCGGGCAGTTCCATGTGCGCGCCTCCAAGGGCATCCATCTGGTGGTGCCCAAGGACCGGATCCACTCCACGACCGGGCTGATCCTGAGGACCGAGAAGTCGGTGCTGTTCGTCATTCCTTGGGGCCGGCACTGGATCGTGGGCACGACCGACACCGACTGGGACCTCGACAAGGCGCATCCGGCCGCGTCCAGCGCGGACATCGACTATCTGCTGGAGCACGTCAATTCGGTGCTGGCGGTGCCGCTCACCCGGGACGATGTGGAGGGGGTGTACGCGGGGCTGCGGCCGCTGCTCGCCGGGGAGTCGGACGCGACCAGCAAACTCTCGCGCGAGCACACGGTCGCCCATCCGGTGCCCGGTCTGGTCGTCGTCGCGGGCGGCAAGTACACGACGTACCGCGTGATGGCGAAGGACGCGGTGGACGAGGCGGTGCACGCGCTCGACCAGCGGGTTGCCGCGTGTGTCACGGAGGACATACCGCTGCTCGGGGCCGAGGGGTACCGGGCCCTGTGGAACTCACGGGCCAGGATCGCTGCACGGACGGGTCTTCATGTGGTGCGCGTGGAGCATCTGTTGAACCGGTACGGCTCGATGGCCGAGGAACTGCTGGCGCTCATCGCCGCCGACCCGAAGCTCGGTGAGCCCCTTGGGGGTGCGGAAGACTATCTGCGGGCCGAGATCGTCTACGCGGCCTCGCACGAAGGGGCGCGGCACCTCGACGACGTGCTGACCCGGCGGACGCGGATCTCGATCGAGACGTTCGACCGCGGGACGCGCTGTGCGCGTGAGTGCGCGGAGCTCATGGCACCCGTGCTGGGCTGGGAGAAGGAGCGCATCGAGAAGGAGGTCGAGCACTACGAGAAGCGGGTGGAGGCGGAGCGCGAGTCGCAACGGCAACCGGACGATCTGACGGCGGACGCGGCGCGGCTGGGGGCGCCGGACATCGTGCCCATCTGA
- a CDS encoding serine/threonine-protein kinase, with protein MSKAEQSRKPQPDTAEEPQRDAEQDSGTEPQKESQEPEKKPGTEAVREPTSEPKAGSEKVSEAGSTSEPKAGSEKVSEAGSTSEPKAGSAGAGSGPGAGSTKEAGKAAGKVPRQASGRDSGAGSASGAERGAGQKAEPKAGSQAAGSRAAASGSGKEPGKEPGKGSERDSGAGSARKGEQASGQAAGRVFGREAEGRLLAGRYRLGGVLGRGGMGTVWRAVDETLSRTVAVKELRFPTSIDEEEKRRLITRTLREAKAIARIRNNSAVTVYDVVDEDDRPWIVMELVEGKSLAEAVREDGTLTPRRAAEVGLAILDVLRSAHREGILHRDVKPSNVLIAEDGRVVLTDFGIAQVEGDPSITSTGMLVGAPSYISPERARGHKPGPAADLWSLGGLLYASVEGCPPYDKGSAIATLTAVMTEPLDPPKNAGPLLEEVIYGLLVKDPDQRLDDAGARALLTKVLNAPEARPVEPAPPLDATRAIALPPAPPAPPQDKPKDPAADRVRGALRSVRNAAVAAKPEPKPRPTPQTSTARSAPARAPLTDVVPRRTLVIIAVVVALSVLATVLYLVMGGGDDKGGQGKQSKTKGDKSVSAGTAGNAGGDGKDTDAGKDTGKDESANDDPKDGQASTGGETDGKPSGEGKTDDPAGGDALPEGYTMVSNDQFHFTMAMPKGFKLAGIAGQNSGGIFNATGGFPRVQVDFNASPKDDAASAWAAAVSGTRAASSGYKHLGIDKVEYNGYPTVADWQFERNHGGERVRVLNRGFKVDATHGYSIMISCRVGEWESAECKTLRDTAFATFRPKD; from the coding sequence ATGTCGAAGGCGGAGCAGTCACGGAAGCCCCAGCCGGACACGGCCGAGGAGCCCCAGCGGGACGCCGAACAGGATTCCGGGACGGAGCCTCAAAAGGAGTCCCAGGAGCCGGAGAAGAAGCCCGGAACGGAAGCCGTTCGGGAGCCGACGTCCGAGCCCAAGGCCGGTTCCGAGAAGGTGTCCGAGGCTGGGTCGACGTCCGAGCCCAAGGCCGGTTCCGAGAAGGTGTCCGAGGCTGGGTCGACGTCCGAGCCCAAGGCCGGTTCCGCGGGTGCCGGTTCAGGGCCCGGGGCCGGTTCCACGAAGGAAGCGGGCAAGGCTGCGGGTAAGGTTCCGCGCCAGGCGTCCGGGCGCGACTCCGGCGCGGGCTCTGCCAGTGGGGCCGAACGCGGCGCCGGGCAGAAGGCCGAGCCCAAGGCCGGGTCCCAGGCGGCGGGCTCCAGGGCGGCCGCGTCCGGGTCCGGGAAGGAGCCCGGCAAGGAGCCCGGCAAGGGTTCCGAGCGCGACTCCGGTGCGGGTTCCGCGCGCAAGGGCGAACAGGCCTCCGGGCAGGCAGCCGGGCGCGTCTTCGGGCGTGAGGCCGAAGGACGGCTTCTCGCCGGGCGGTACCGGCTTGGCGGGGTGCTCGGCCGTGGAGGCATGGGCACGGTCTGGCGGGCGGTCGACGAGACCCTCAGCCGCACCGTCGCCGTGAAGGAACTCCGCTTCCCCACCAGCATCGACGAGGAAGAGAAGCGCCGGCTCATCACGCGTACGCTGCGCGAGGCCAAGGCGATCGCCCGGATCCGCAACAACAGCGCGGTGACGGTGTACGACGTGGTCGACGAGGACGACCGGCCGTGGATCGTCATGGAGCTCGTCGAGGGCAAGTCCCTGGCCGAAGCCGTGCGCGAGGACGGCACGCTGACGCCGCGACGGGCCGCCGAGGTCGGGCTCGCGATTCTCGACGTACTGCGCTCCGCGCACCGCGAGGGCATCCTGCACCGCGATGTGAAGCCGTCCAACGTGCTCATCGCCGAGGACGGGCGCGTGGTGCTCACCGACTTCGGCATCGCGCAGGTCGAGGGCGACCCGTCGATCACCTCCACCGGCATGCTCGTCGGCGCGCCCTCGTACATCTCGCCCGAGCGCGCCCGCGGCCACAAGCCCGGGCCGGCCGCCGACCTGTGGTCGCTGGGCGGGCTGTTGTACGCGAGCGTCGAGGGCTGCCCGCCGTACGACAAGGGCTCCGCGATCGCGACGCTGACCGCCGTGATGACCGAGCCGCTCGACCCGCCGAAGAACGCGGGCCCGCTGCTCGAGGAGGTCATCTACGGCCTCCTCGTCAAGGACCCCGACCAGAGGCTCGACGACGCAGGGGCGCGGGCGCTGCTCACCAAGGTGCTCAATGCGCCGGAAGCGCGGCCCGTCGAGCCCGCGCCGCCACTCGATGCCACCCGGGCCATAGCGCTGCCGCCGGCTCCCCCGGCGCCGCCGCAGGACAAGCCGAAGGATCCGGCGGCCGACCGGGTACGCGGTGCGCTGCGCTCCGTACGGAACGCGGCTGTCGCCGCGAAGCCGGAACCGAAGCCGCGGCCCACGCCGCAGACGTCCACCGCGCGGTCCGCGCCGGCGCGGGCACCGCTCACCGATGTGGTGCCCCGCCGCACCCTGGTGATCATCGCGGTCGTCGTCGCGCTGTCCGTGCTCGCCACCGTGCTCTACCTGGTAATGGGTGGCGGCGACGACAAGGGCGGTCAGGGCAAGCAGAGCAAGACCAAGGGCGACAAGTCCGTTTCGGCCGGGACTGCCGGGAACGCCGGCGGTGACGGCAAGGACACGGACGCCGGCAAGGACACGGGCAAGGACGAGTCCGCCAACGACGACCCCAAGGACGGTCAGGCCAGCACGGGCGGCGAGACCGACGGGAAGCCGTCCGGAGAGGGCAAGACCGACGACCCCGCGGGCGGCGACGCGCTGCCCGAGGGATACACAATGGTCTCCAACGACCAGTTCCACTTCACGATGGCGATGCCCAAGGGCTTCAAGCTCGCCGGCATCGCGGGCCAGAACTCGGGAGGGATCTTCAACGCCACTGGCGGATTCCCGCGCGTCCAGGTCGACTTCAACGCAAGTCCCAAGGACGACGCAGCTTCCGCCTGGGCAGCCGCGGTGTCGGGGACCCGCGCCGCCAGCAGCGGCTACAAGCACCTGGGGATCGACAAGGTCGAGTACAACGGCTATCCGACCGTCGCCGACTGGCAGTTCGAGCGCAATCACGGCGGCGAGCGGGTGCGGGTCCTCAACAGGGGCTTCAAGGTGGATGCCACGCACGGCTACTCGATCATGATCTCGTGCAGGGTGGGCGAGTGGGAGAGCGCGGAGTGCAAGACGCTGCGCGATACGGCGTTCGCCACGTTCAGGCCCAAGGACTGA